A stretch of DNA from Arachis hypogaea cultivar Tifrunner chromosome 19, arahy.Tifrunner.gnm2.J5K5, whole genome shotgun sequence:
AGGTATAGAAGCCAACCCAGAAAAATGCAGTGCAGTGCTGACCATGACAAGCCCAAAAACAGTAAAAGAAGTCCAGCAATTAGCAGCAGAATAGCCGCCCTATCATGTTTTCTTCCCGCAGTGGCAAACCGATCTTATCATTTCTTTCAGACGTTCTCTAAGGGCAAGAAATTCACATGGACGGACGAATGTGAAAATTCCTTTACGGAACTCAAACAGCTCTTAACGTCACCTCCAATACTCCAGAGACTAGAGCCAGGTAAGCCATTGTACTTGTATTTATCAGTATCTATTCATGCCATAAGCTCGGTCCTAGTGATGGAAACAAGAAAACAGCAAAACCCAGTATATTTCATTAGCAAGGTATTGCAACCAACAGAAACGAGGTATCCAAAGATAGAACAGCTAGCGCTGGCGCTAGTCACCACAGCAAGAAGGCTGCGGCATTACTTTCAAAGTCACACAATCATAGTACGAACAGATCAACCAATAAGGCAAATATTAACCAGACCCGAGCTCGCCGGACGTTTAATAAAGTGGTCAATCGAACTATCCGAGTTCGACATTCAGTACGAGTCGAGAAAAGCTCCGAAGTCACAAGTACTCGCTGACTTCGTGTCGGAGATGACTAATGAGACCCAACACATAGCAGCCTGTTGGAGCATACATGTAGATGGAGCATCAAACAAAGAAGGAGGCGGAGCTGGGGTACTGCTAAAAGAGGGAGAGAAAGTGATAGGCGAGCAATCACTTCAATTCCGCTTTAATGCAAGcaacaatcaagcagaatatgaagctctGCTAGCAGGACTAAAACTCGCCCAACAACTTAAGATACCTCATATAACAGCCTACTGCGACTCATCACTGGTAGTACATCAAATCAAGGGCGAATACCAGATAAAAGATCCTTTATTAGAGAaatattggctcataacaaagGATCTCATTTCAAAGTTCaataaatttgatattattcatgtAAACCGAGAACAAAACACTAGAGCCGATGTGTTATCCAAGTTAGCCACGACAAGGCAGGCGGAGAACACACCGGCCCTGTCACAACTAACACTCGACAAACCGAGTTTTGAGCAGGACACAATCTTAAGCATCATGCAGGTACCAGACTGGAGAACACCTTTTTTCAATTACATCAACACAGGTGCCATACCAAACGAGGAGCTGAACTTGCCGCTCTTCTGAAGAAGAGCAAGTTTCTATACAATACTCGAAAATACCCTATATAGACGGGGACACTCCCAACCACTCCTCAAATGCATCAGCAAGGATGAAGCCGAAGATGTTATGGCAGAAACACACGAGGGGGTTTGTGGGAACCACATCGGCGGCCAAGCATTGGCTGCAAAGATATTGCGAACAGGATACTATTGGCCGATGATAAAAAGGGACTGCATCTCCAAAGTCAAAGCATGCGATAATTGTCAAAAGCATGCCACTCTTTCAGAGACCCCGGCCGAGGAGCTCCACACCATATAGGTAAGCTGGCCTTTCGATAGGTGGGGATTGGATATCCTCGGACCCTTTCCGAAAGCGCCAGGCCAGGGCTTAAAGAAAAAGCTCGGAAAAGCTAAAGGGGAATGGGCCGACCTCATTCCAGAAATCCTATGGAGCTATAATACCAGCATCCAATCTGCTATAGGAGAAACTCCTTTCAAACTAGTATATGGTGCTGAGGCATTGATCCCATTAGAGGCCAGCATCCTAACACTAAGGACTGAGCTTTATGATCAGTTGAATAACTTGCAAGCTCGAAAAACCGAGCTCGATCTTGTGGAAGAAGAAAGAGACATCTCAGCCATAAAGCAACGAGCCAGAAAACAGTACCTAGAACGAAGACACAACAAAAGGGTAGCTCATAGATCCTTCAATGAAGGAGACCTCGTACTCAGACGCACAGAAGAAGCTCAGAAACCTCCACCACATGGCAAGTTGGCAGCAAATTGGGAGGGACCTTTCCGAGTCCTCCAGAACCTTGGAAAGGGGACTTACAAGCTAGGAACCCTTAAAGGAGATCAACTCCCAGGAACATGGAATGTCTTCTCACTAAGGGGATACCAATCATAACATATGTTGTATATACGCGAATGATGGCACTCTTTTTTTCCTCCGAAGGTTTTCCCAAAAAACACATGGGTTTTACTCggagagggttttaacgaggccggacGCCACTAATCATCACACCAATGTACCTTATATtacaaatcaaaatattttttatcttgacaGTTACTATATATTCCAATCAATAAACATTCAAAATGAATCTGAGCTTCATACTCGGAAGTCAACATGCGCATGCCGAACATATTACTCGGAGAAATACAGACAAATAAAACAAACACCAAGCTATCCAAGCGAATCCTAAAGGCTCACTCCACCACAAGCCCTATATTAGAGCCTCTGCTCTCCTTAGTAACAATCTGATCAGACAAGAAATGGCTTCAGCCATCTCCAATACATACACACAATTGTTATCACAAGCACAATATATCACTAtcataacttaaccaaaatatcatattttataaaacaaaataagTCATCATCCAGCCGAGCTACATACTCGGAACCCAAAATACCACTACCGAGAACCATACTCGGAATTGTTCAAACAAAACCAAAACAGTCATAAGTTTAAAACCTACTACACCATgtacaaaataaaaagagtaaactaacAAAGGCCTAATCTGCCTTATCACCCATGCTGGACCCCTCGCTCTCACTTCCAGCAACAGCCTCGTCATCCACAAGCTCACCATTCACGACCACCTTCATAACGTCAAGCTTTGAAGGATCAGCCTCCGGGTATAACACCTTAACCTGGGAAACAGCGCGGTCAAAACCTTGAGCAAAAGCCTCATAAATCCCGCTTTCCAATTCTTTGATCCGAGGAGAGAGCTGATCATTCTCGGACTCCATGACCTTCAACTTTTCAGACGAGGCCTTCTGGAGTTTCCTCTCATCAGCCAAATCCAACTCTTTCTTCTCCATGGAAGCAGAGAGCTCGGCAATCTTTTGGTCTTTCTCCTGGATGATCCCAGACAGCTCTTCTATCCGAGAAGCCTCTT
This window harbors:
- the LOC140182424 gene encoding uncharacterized protein codes for the protein MQCSADHDKPKNSKRSPAISSRIAALSCFLPAVANRSYHFFQTFSKGKKFTWTDECENSFTELKQLLTSPPILQRLEPGKPLYLYLSVSIHAISSVLVMETRKQQNPVYFISKVLQPTETRYPKIEQLALALVTTARRLRHYFQSHTIIVRTDQPIRQILTRPELAGRLIKWSIELSEFDIQYESRKAPKSQVLADFVSEMTNETQHIAACWSIHVDGASNKEGGGAGVLLKEGEKVIGEQSLQFRFNASNNQAEYEALLAGLKLAQQLKIPHITAYCDSSLVVHQIKGEYQIKDPLLEKYWLITKDLISKFNKFDIIHVNREQNTRADVLSKLATTRQAENTPALSQLTLDKPSFEQDTILSIMQVPDWRTPFFNYINTGAIPNEELNLPLF